A part of Saliniradius amylolyticus genomic DNA contains:
- the yfcC gene encoding putative basic amino acid antiporter YfcC, with protein MQQEQTSTNAAANKLASKMPDAFVILFFVVVIATVLTHIVPAGFFEVEQVTTVVDGKEQSRTVIQPDSYTLAEKGHSGASLFASGGGQGFFNYAFEGMVSGTKWGAAIGVVAFILVVGGAFGIIMQSGAVNNGILALIRRTQTADKLILPIMFLLFSLGGAVFGMGEEAIAFCIVLTPLVIALGYDAITSVLITYIATQIGFATSWMNPFSVQIAQGIADVPPMSGSGYRMAVWAVFTLAGLVFTLRYASRIKANPESSPSYDTDAYFRKQQDSGVEARFGKTDISILLTLLAGIIWVIWGVTVHQYYIPEIASQFFAIGVVVAAISKFAGRMSLNDASAAFQQGAKDLLPAALIVGMAKGIVLILGGDDPTSPSVLNTLLHYAGSAMAGVPETGSAVFMLAFQSIFNFFIASGSGQAALTMPLMAPLSDLVGVSRQIAVLAFQLGDGLTNIIIPTSASLIGCLGVARVDWAVWARFAWKFVLLMMGLAVGAVILAVMVNYQ; from the coding sequence ATGCAACAAGAACAAACTTCAACCAATGCGGCAGCAAACAAGCTGGCCAGTAAGATGCCGGATGCCTTTGTCATCCTGTTTTTTGTGGTCGTCATTGCCACTGTCTTAACCCACATTGTGCCTGCAGGCTTTTTCGAAGTGGAGCAGGTGACCACGGTGGTGGACGGCAAGGAGCAAAGCCGCACGGTGATCCAGCCCGACAGTTACACCCTGGCAGAAAAGGGACACTCGGGTGCAAGCCTGTTTGCCAGTGGTGGGGGACAGGGCTTTTTTAATTATGCTTTCGAAGGCATGGTTTCCGGCACGAAATGGGGCGCCGCCATTGGCGTGGTGGCCTTTATTCTAGTGGTCGGTGGTGCCTTTGGCATTATCATGCAATCGGGGGCGGTCAATAACGGTATCCTGGCGTTGATACGCCGGACTCAGACGGCCGATAAGCTGATATTACCCATCATGTTCCTGCTGTTTTCGTTAGGCGGAGCGGTATTCGGTATGGGTGAAGAGGCCATCGCCTTTTGTATCGTGCTGACGCCTCTGGTGATCGCGCTGGGCTATGATGCCATTACCTCGGTGCTGATTACCTATATCGCGACTCAGATTGGCTTTGCCACCTCCTGGATGAACCCCTTCAGTGTACAGATTGCTCAGGGGATCGCCGATGTGCCACCCATGTCCGGCAGCGGGTATCGAATGGCGGTGTGGGCGGTGTTTACGCTGGCCGGACTGGTGTTTACCTTACGTTATGCCAGTCGCATTAAGGCCAATCCAGAGTCCAGTCCCAGCTATGATACTGACGCCTACTTCCGCAAGCAGCAGGACAGCGGTGTTGAGGCCCGTTTCGGAAAAACGGACATCAGCATTCTTTTGACCCTACTGGCCGGGATTATTTGGGTTATCTGGGGCGTAACAGTCCATCAGTACTATATCCCTGAAATTGCCAGTCAGTTCTTCGCTATTGGTGTGGTGGTGGCGGCCATCAGCAAATTCGCGGGTCGTATGTCACTGAATGACGCGTCGGCGGCTTTTCAGCAAGGCGCTAAAGACCTGCTACCGGCCGCGCTGATTGTCGGCATGGCGAAGGGGATTGTGCTGATTTTAGGTGGGGATGATCCCACCAGTCCGTCGGTACTCAATACGCTACTGCATTATGCCGGCAGCGCCATGGCTGGTGTTCCTGAAACTGGCTCGGCGGTATTTATGCTGGCCTTTCAGTCCATCTTCAACTTTTTTATCGCCTCCGGCTCCGGGCAGGCGGCCTTGACCATGCCTCTGATGGCACCGTTGTCTGATCTGGTTGGGGTGAGTCGACAAATTGCGGTACTGGCCTTCCAGCTGGGTGACGGCCTGACCAATATTATTATTCCTACCTCGGCCTCGCTGATTGGCTGTCTGGGGGTAGCCAGAGTTGACTGGGCAGTATGGGCGCGCTTCGCCTGGAAGTTTGTACTTTTAATGATGGGATTGGCGGTAGGCGCCGTCATCCTGGCAGTAATGGTGAATTATCAATAA
- a CDS encoding TonB-dependent receptor domain-containing protein — MKLNKLHYAVSLGLGMAFSGQALAQQAQQETQTAEESVEKIQVTGSHIKGVDLEGSQPLTVLDADDIARSGANTISELMNTISQTRGGQGSFTTAQSGATSNSTPPGQAAASLRGMGPASTLTLINGRRVAASSFASGTENFVDINSIPLAAIDRVEVLATGASATYGADAVAGVINYILKDDYIGAEFNASYENSTASSDEGKTNINLVWGGEVAGGNLTVFADLYDRNAFHAKDRAFTRDPVLESNYSYLPKEVPNIYYESARDFYEIPAPECKRDYIQTEYGETICPYYSNEDDWLESPLESQSAGFIYNTMVGDLEWNTDFFYSRTKSTSISTPAAPLQTLNYTWEAVFSSPNQIYDGDGPYVPESALDIYSDEVRNGLLDNMWIDQFLTPAGQELWGFRFDSRFPTPRTVEVETDAFRLVSELSGFIGNWEWDSAVTISRSESEQVASEGIYNRLKYHSALAGELCSDGTIAAYDDSTDTLSCGAGSLAGMYNPFLVGDSANDAILALAQERPTRDGESTVYGWDFKIAGDLMEFNNDYIRSAFGLEYRQEEISDVPSENARAQFENDYRVGVFGFGSSLSEADRKQWGAFAELYVPLAENLEAQLAGRFDDYDDFGSTFNPKVALSYRPIDDLIMRASWATSFRAPSLTQAGVKLRTTTSTFDCGANQDVADLYCEGDGTEVSVNTLELGNPNLEAEESDSVSLGFGYSPTDNTTITVDYWAFEHEKLVDTNMTGVLARAIDDASLRHCGLVPNGQIGIAYNPAYCNDPALTDAQGRTIEEEGANLYEILEASNAAGLARGDYLDFNRDHILLLENTGTQEVSGIDYRFDHRFELQGGDLSLSLEGTHYLEFDRNKPGSDEIEELAGTWTYPEDIASASVFWDAEDWFAGLTAYYTGSYEDDIDGLRGRNLDELEELGALDANGEREVSSWTTVQLSTGYKFEKANLNLTINNLFDREPPLAYGSSRGFDSYNANAYGTTYRVSFTYFFE, encoded by the coding sequence ATGAAACTCAATAAACTGCACTATGCCGTGAGTTTAGGTTTGGGAATGGCTTTTTCCGGCCAGGCTCTGGCTCAACAGGCACAGCAAGAAACGCAAACTGCTGAAGAATCTGTAGAAAAAATCCAGGTAACCGGTTCCCATATTAAGGGTGTTGACCTGGAGGGCTCTCAACCTCTGACGGTTCTGGATGCCGATGATATTGCGCGTTCTGGCGCCAATACCATTTCTGAGTTGATGAATACCATTTCACAAACTCGTGGTGGACAAGGTTCTTTTACGACCGCACAAAGTGGTGCGACGTCTAATTCAACGCCTCCGGGGCAGGCGGCTGCCTCTCTGCGTGGTATGGGACCGGCCTCAACACTGACTCTGATAAACGGCCGTCGTGTGGCCGCGAGCTCCTTTGCGTCAGGGACTGAAAACTTTGTGGATATCAACAGTATTCCTCTGGCCGCGATCGATCGCGTTGAAGTCCTTGCTACCGGTGCATCTGCTACCTATGGTGCCGATGCCGTAGCCGGGGTTATCAACTACATTCTTAAGGATGATTATATTGGTGCAGAGTTTAACGCCAGCTACGAAAACAGCACAGCCAGCTCCGATGAGGGCAAAACCAATATCAACCTGGTATGGGGTGGTGAAGTCGCCGGTGGCAACCTGACCGTTTTTGCGGATTTGTATGACCGTAATGCTTTCCACGCTAAAGATCGTGCGTTCACGCGGGATCCGGTACTGGAGTCCAATTACTCGTATCTGCCTAAAGAAGTGCCAAATATTTACTACGAGTCCGCTCGTGATTTCTATGAAATTCCGGCGCCTGAATGTAAGCGCGATTATATCCAGACTGAGTATGGCGAAACTATCTGCCCTTACTACAGCAATGAAGACGATTGGCTGGAATCCCCATTAGAGAGCCAGTCTGCCGGCTTTATCTACAATACGATGGTGGGCGATCTTGAGTGGAATACGGACTTTTTCTACAGCCGGACCAAGTCTACCTCGATCTCAACACCTGCGGCTCCTTTGCAAACTCTGAATTATACCTGGGAAGCAGTGTTTAGCTCTCCAAACCAGATCTATGACGGTGATGGTCCCTATGTGCCTGAGTCTGCATTAGACATCTATTCAGATGAAGTGCGTAACGGGCTGCTGGATAATATGTGGATCGATCAGTTCCTGACCCCCGCAGGCCAAGAGCTTTGGGGCTTCCGCTTTGACAGCCGCTTCCCAACGCCTCGGACGGTTGAAGTTGAAACCGATGCGTTCCGTTTAGTGTCTGAACTGAGTGGGTTTATCGGTAACTGGGAGTGGGACTCTGCGGTTACGATTTCTCGCTCTGAATCAGAGCAAGTGGCATCTGAGGGTATCTATAACCGTCTTAAATACCATTCGGCATTGGCCGGAGAGCTGTGCAGTGACGGGACTATCGCCGCCTATGATGACTCGACAGATACCCTAAGCTGCGGTGCAGGCAGTCTGGCAGGCATGTATAACCCGTTCCTGGTGGGTGACTCAGCCAATGATGCCATCCTGGCTTTGGCTCAGGAACGGCCCACTCGGGACGGTGAAAGCACGGTCTACGGCTGGGACTTTAAGATTGCCGGTGATCTGATGGAGTTCAATAACGACTACATCCGTTCAGCGTTTGGTCTTGAGTACCGTCAGGAAGAGATCTCCGATGTGCCGTCGGAAAATGCACGGGCCCAGTTTGAAAATGACTACCGGGTTGGTGTATTCGGGTTTGGCTCCAGCTTGTCCGAAGCGGACCGCAAGCAGTGGGGGGCCTTTGCGGAGCTATACGTGCCTCTGGCCGAAAACCTGGAAGCGCAACTGGCGGGACGTTTCGACGACTACGATGATTTCGGTAGTACTTTCAATCCGAAAGTGGCGCTGAGCTATCGTCCTATTGATGACTTGATCATGCGTGCGTCTTGGGCGACGTCTTTCCGTGCGCCATCTCTGACTCAGGCTGGTGTAAAGCTGCGCACCACGACGTCCACTTTTGACTGTGGTGCGAACCAGGACGTGGCTGACTTGTATTGTGAAGGAGATGGTACCGAAGTTAGTGTTAATACCTTGGAGTTGGGTAACCCAAATCTGGAGGCCGAAGAGTCTGACTCGGTAAGCCTGGGCTTTGGTTACAGCCCCACCGACAACACTACCATCACGGTCGATTACTGGGCCTTTGAGCACGAAAAGCTGGTTGATACCAATATGACCGGTGTTCTGGCTCGTGCCATCGACGATGCCTCTCTGCGCCATTGTGGTCTGGTGCCAAATGGTCAAATCGGTATTGCCTATAATCCTGCGTATTGTAATGACCCTGCGCTGACAGATGCGCAAGGCCGTACCATCGAGGAAGAGGGTGCGAACCTGTACGAAATCCTGGAAGCCTCTAATGCCGCCGGTTTGGCCCGTGGTGATTACCTGGACTTCAACCGCGATCATATCCTGTTGCTGGAAAATACCGGTACTCAGGAAGTCAGCGGTATCGACTATCGTTTCGACCATCGCTTCGAGCTGCAAGGTGGTGACTTGTCTCTGTCTCTGGAAGGCACACACTATCTGGAGTTTGACCGAAACAAGCCAGGCTCCGATGAAATCGAAGAGCTGGCAGGTACCTGGACTTATCCAGAAGATATCGCCAGTGCCAGTGTGTTCTGGGATGCCGAGGATTGGTTTGCTGGTCTGACAGCTTACTACACCGGTTCTTACGAGGATGACATTGACGGTCTGCGTGGCCGCAACCTTGACGAGCTAGAAGAGTTGGGCGCACTGGATGCAAACGGTGAGCGTGAAGTCAGCTCCTGGACTACGGTGCAGTTGTCAACAGGGTACAAGTTCGAGAAAGCGAACCTTAACCTGACCATTAACAACCTGTTTGACCGTGAGCCACCTCTGGCTTATGGCTCGTCCAGAGGCTTCGATTCATATAACGCCAATGCCTATGGTACGACCTATCGGGTGTCCTTTACTTACTTCTTTGAGTAA